The following are encoded together in the Drosophila takahashii strain IR98-3 E-12201 chromosome X, DtakHiC1v2, whole genome shotgun sequence genome:
- the LOC108058458 gene encoding uncharacterized protein, protein MNKKGKRSTRKLGFFYKQSELMIMMPEVPKLRHVFDLFAVDGNGIGAEGSGVDGASIALSDVADCLRTMGLSPSDQWLLNRLEAEHLRRRETMGPAAAERISQRASFELVLTLYCQWADEEDEEGPSAEDVLQVLRSCDTKGTGLLPYSELRRMLTSMGSERLDEAEVFSALHCASDIGGNVHYEHLVQRMFAKNAAQEQKERLQQARLYLQAVGRNAVDMDMAKRDEFIDALRRSDPLSSGFIEPKRLLELLNRNEEQFTAEELQLLTQGMEDTRCERGINYRRFLQFIMNE, encoded by the exons ATGAACAAGAAGGGAAAGCGATCCACCCGCAAGCTCGGATTCTTTTACAAGCAATCGGAGCTGATGATAATGATGCCAGAAGTGCCCAAACTGCGGCATGTTTTCGATCTATTCGCAGTTGATGGCAATGGGATAGGAGCAGAAGGATCAGGAGTAGAtg GCGCCAGCATCGCACTGTCGGATGTGGCGGACTGCCTGCGCACCATGGGCCTGAGTCCCAGCGACCAGTGGCTGTTGAATCGCCTGGAGGCGGAGCACCTACGTCGGCGTGAGACGATGGGACCGGCCGCGGCCGAGAGGATCTCCCAGCGGGCGTCCTTTGAGCTGGTGCTCACACTCTACTGCCAGTGGGCCGATGAAGAGGACGAGGAAGGACCATCGGCCGAGGATGTGTTGCAAGTGCTGCGCAGCTGCGATACCAAGGGCACTGGTCTGCTGCCCTACAGCGAGCTGCGCCGCATGCTGACCTCGATGGGCTCGGAGCGCCTGGACGAGGCGGAGGTCTTCAGTGCGCTGCACTGCGCCTCCGATATCGGGGGCAATGTGCACTACGAGCATCTGGTGCAGCGGATGTTCGCCAAGAACGCCGCCCAGGAGCAGAAGGAGCGGCTCCAGCAGGCCCGACTCTACCTGCAGGCGGTGGGCCGCAATGCCGTCGACATGGACATGGCCAAGAGGGACGAGTTCATCGACGCCCTGCGGCGTTCGGATCCCCTGAGCTCGGGATTCATCGAGCCGAAGCGCCTGCTCGAGCTGCTCAATCGCAACGAGGAGCAGTTTACCGCCGAGGAACTGCAGCTGCTCACCCAGGGCATGGAGGACACCAGGTGCGAGAGGGGCATCAACTATCGCCGCTTTCTGCAGTTCATCATGAATGAGTAA